The window ATAAtgtaataaagagcatttttataatttgtttaatatttttattggtTTATGCTTTTCCTTTTTAGTGAAGTTGCATAAAGATGATAAAgtgtttaattatttaataatttataagttttcaataaataatatataattaacatATAATAAACATCTTATATAAACATACATACATAATATCTTTGATTAAAAATGATGCTTTTCACCTAAGTTTATATGTTCTTAAAgttctttctttttcttccaaccaaatttaaataaaaatttaaaataatatctttCTTTACAAAAccaaaatgttaaaaaaaattaaggaatttttttttttatttatctaaaaatacataattgACATTGATAACATTCTGTGCAAAGCTAATTTTCTTCATTGATATCTTAGCTAGTTATTATACatacttttattaactaacagttgatttattaattggatgCTTAAtaactttgctagagtattaagcaaaaaaaattaataaagagcatgcaTAAATGAATGTAcattttcaaatatatatatatatatttattatatatatataatgatttcttatgatgcataatatttaatatgtactaaattttactgcatcttttaataaatatgtttattgttataaatgagattttatttacaaagaattagttattcttttaattaaaaacatacagacaaattataacaattaataaaatcaaaactttaatatattgaatgttatttcaaaaatatacattaaatataacataaacattatactttttatatattaagtttttatttaagtaaaaattaattcttttttttaattccaACAAACGtcaaccaaaaaaaaaaaaaaataaacaaaacaaaacaaaataactttatatatttttttttaactagcgtcagtgcatgtcTAACCTGTACATACACGACTAGTAAACTAATTTAATGTACTACAAAAgattaataatatcttttattaaccattgCTTAATGattttgctagagtattaaataaacaagttaataaagagaatgtataaataaatatacttttttttaaatatatatatacttgtttttattatatatataatggtttcttatgatgaataatatttaatttgatttaaattttacttcATCTTTTGATAGGCATCTTAAACTGTTATAAGGAagttttatttacaaaaataagtatattcttttaattaaaaacatacatacaatttataacaattaacaaaagtcaaaactataatttattcaatgttattttaaaaatatacattgaatatagcataaacattatactttttcattCCTTCAATTTTTCatgtaacaaaaattaattctctttttaatttgaacAAACGTAAacagacaaaaaaaaaataatttcattttttttttttatcacaaagatgtatatacaattggttaataaaagatattattaaccttttatagtATATTAAGTTAGTTTAATAGTCGTGTATATAcgagttagccatgcactgatgctagtttaaaaaaaaaaatatatatatatatatatatatatatatatatatatatatatatatatatatataaagctatttttttttgtttgttttatttttgtttatttttaattttatacatttttgtaattaaaaaaaaaaaattaaaattttttttttttttgggaggAAGTTGACGTTTATtggaattaaataaagaattaatttttacttatataaaaacttaagatataaaaagtataatgtttatgttatattcaatgcatatttttgaaataacattcaatatattaaagttttgactttattaattgttataatttgtatgtatgtttttaattaagaaAAGAtactaattctttgtaaataaaaactcatttataacaatttaataGGTCTATAAAATGATgtagtaaaatttaattcaaattaaatattatttatcataagaaatcattatatatatataataaaaacgagtatatatataaaaacgtataattagttatacatgctctttactAACtagtttgtttaatactctagaaAAGTCATTAAGTAGGTAATTAATGAATcaacaataaaataaacaaaagcaaaaaaaaataactttatattttttttttaactagagtCGGTGCATGGCTAACATGTACATACACGGCTAGTAAACTAATTTAATGTactataaaaggttaataacatcttTTATCAACAAAATGTAGAAAGATCTGTATTATTGAGtttattataatatcctattataaaataataaatatttataaattatacttAATATTGACTTTATTATTTGTGTATCACTTGAGTTAAGATATACTCTACAAAAGTATCTTCATACAAATCACTATGAATTTTCTGTAAGAACCAATTAATGCATATCATGTAAAAGTTTAATTTctcaaaaataatttaaaaatattattatttttatatacattttatcAGAGTCCTACACTCCAGTATGTGAATTTTAATATACGTACTTTCCTCACATATCTTACAtgtataaaacaaaatttattCGTTTAATATTCTTAAAATTACTAAAAATAGGTCTATAATGTCATTTATTCTACAAATGGCAAATGAGCATAACTAATTTGTAATTTTCTGCATAAGATACTAACTATGATTTCATAATaggttaataacatattttatatactaATAACGCTAGAATTACTTTCTAAAATGATTTTTACACATAATTCGGATATATCTatttaataactttatatattaattatcaaatactatatatatatatatatatatatatatatgaactcttaaatataatttataacattccatttttccttttaaaaaaaaaagaggtaATAAaaccttttattaactaatttatatgttttttttaaataataaccATTTTCtacaaatataattttttgataaCTCATTTATTAAGTAATAATATTTCTCTTCAATTTATTTGGAATTCactttttatgttttatgtatatttttattctcaaACATATACTCCCATATATGATATATAATGCGAatcaaattttataatattgtaATTTATAGATTACTTGAAATATCTTCTATATCCTCTCTCTTTTTATGTCTCTGTGACATAGATCCTTTAGGACTGTTttgtttgttttttttttttagaatatttcTTTGCTTTTCTATCCATTGTCTGTTCCATAGGATATTCTGTTCTAATTCTTGGATTCCAGTTCCTCCTTTCATGCTTCTATTTATTTCTAATACTCTTATTTCGTTCATATGTTTCATTTCTTCCTTTTTCCAGTTCTCTTTCCACTCCAGAAACCAATCTTCTTTTTTCCAAATAtcccattttttttttttcatttctattagaatattccattttttcatttgatcAACTTCAATCATTCCagttttctcttttttttccatCTCTATCATAATGttccatttcttttttttattcacaTCAACCCTTTCTTTTTTccctatttctttttcatacatttcctcttttttttttttttcttcaatataTAACTTAAGATACTCATTTCTCATCGATTCCAATTCTTCCTTCTTGCACTCTTCTAATATTGCCATATATATCTCTATGCATAATCTGCATAtcaactttttcttttttgtttcatccaattttttttttacgcTATCTATTGttctttcttctttttcaattttctccgatgaattttttatttcttttgatTGTAATTCTTTATTCTC of the Plasmodium relictum strain SGS1 genome assembly, contig: PRELSG_00_v1_451, whole genome shotgun sequence genome contains:
- a CDS encoding surface-associated interspersed protein (SURFIN) yields the protein MLERQKLLWKKLSERNVKMLEKWKKEEWFNKLKKEWKNYEETYSEKKVEVLEDRVKNPMLEKQKKIWREWLKHHLGVTEQWNEESWFIGVLNDYEKENKELQSKEIKNSSEKIEKEERTIDSVKKKLDETKKKKLICRLCIEIYMAILEECKKEELESMRNEYLKLYIEEKKKKEEMYEKEIGKKERVDVNKKKKWNIMIEMEKKEKTGMIEVDQMKKWNILIEMKKKKWDIWKKEDWFLEWKENWKKEEMKHMNEIRVLEINRSMKGGTGIQELEQNILWNRQWIEKQRNILKKKNKQNSPKGSMSQRHKKREDIEDISSNL